The sequence CGGACCAACCGCCCCGTCCACGCCGGAGCCCACCCGATGCTGCGCATGCCCGAGCCCGACGCCGCCGTCCTCGCCCGCCGCGAGCGGATCGCCGCCGACCTGCGCGCCATGCTGCCGGGCGAAAGCGTCATCACCGCGGAACACGAGCGCCGCGTCTACGAATCGGACGGCCTCACCGCCTACCGCCAGCTGCCCATGATCGTCGTCCTGCCGGAGACGACGGCACAGGTGTCGCGGGTGCTGAAATACTGCCACGACAACAAGGTCCGCATCGTGCCCCGCGGTGCCGGCACCTCGCTGTCCGGCGGCGCGCTGCCGCTGGAGGATGGCATTACCCTCGGCCTCGGCAAGTTCAAGCAGGTGCTGGAGATCGACCTGCCGAACCGCTGCGCCGTGGTGCAGCCGGGCGTCACCAATCTGGGCGTGACCCAGGCGGTGCAGCATCTGGGCTTCTACTATGCGCCCGACCCGTCCAGCCAGATCGCCTGTACCATCGGCGGCAATGTCGCCGAGAATTCGGGCGGCGTGCACTGCCTGAAATACGGCACCACAACCAACAACATTCTGGGCCTGGAAATGGTGCTGATGGATGGCGAGGTCATCCGCGTCGGCGGCAAGCATCTGGATTCGGAACTCTATGACCTGATGGGCATTATCTGCGGTTCCGAGGGGCTGCTGGGGGTCATCACCGAGGTGACGGTGCGCATCCTGCCAAAGCCGGCCACCGCCCGCGCCCTGCTGATCGGCTTCCCCTCGAACGAGAGTGCCGGCGACTGCGTCGCCCGAATCATCGGCGCCGGCGTCATTCCGGGCGGCATGGAGATGATGGACCGCCCCGCCATCCACGCCGCCGAGGCCTTTGTCCATGCCGGCTACCCGCTGGATGTGGAGGCGCTGCTGATCGTCGAACTCGACGGCCCCAAGGCCGAGGTTGACGAACTGATCGAGCGCGTTCGCATCATTGCCGAGGGCGCCGGCTCGGTCTCGCTCCGCATCTCCAATTCCGAGGCCGAGCGCGAGGCGTTCTGGGCCGGGCGCAAGGCGGCCTTCCCGGCGGTGGGGCGCATCTCGCCCGACTATTACTGCATGGACGGCACCATCCCCCGCGCCGCCCTGCCGCGGGTGCTGACCCGCATGGCGGAACTGTCCGAGCATTACGGCCTGCGCGTCGCCAACGTCTTCCACGCCGGCGACGGCAATCTGCACCCGCTGATTCTCTACGATGCCAACCAGCCCGGTGAGTTGGAGAAGGCCGAGGATTTCGGCGCCGACATCCTGCGCCTGTGCGTCGAGGTCGGCGGCGTGCTCACCGGCGAGCACGGCGTCGGCGTCGAGAAGCGTGACCTGATGCCGGCCATGTTCAGCGAGGACGACCTCAAGCACCAGCAGCGCCTGAAATGCGCCTTCGACCCGGAGCAATTGCTGAACCCCGGCAAGGTGTTCCCGACCCTGCACCGCTGCGCCGAACTCGGGCGCATGCATATCCGGGCCGGCCAGATGCCGTTCCCCGACCTGCCGCGCTTCTGAGGGGCCACCGTCCGCGATGACCACCGACCTCCGCCCCGCCGACACCGCGATGCTGCGCGACATGGTCGCCATGCTGGCCGACCGCAAGGTCGCGACCGAGATCGTCGGCGCCGGCACCAAGCGCGCCATCGGCCGCCCCACCAACGCCGAATACCGGCTCGACCTGTCGAAACTCGCCGGGATTCGCGACTACGAGCCGAACGAACTGGTGTTGACCTGCGGCGCGGCCACGCCGCTCTGGGTGCTGGAAAATGCGCTGGAGAGCAACCGGCAGCAACTGGCCTTCGAACCGCCGGACTATGGGCCGTTGCTGGGCCTCCCGGCCGGGCGGGGCACGATCGGCGGCGTGCTGTCGGCGAATCTCTCCGGCCCGCGCCGGTTCAAGGCGGGCGCGGCGCGTGACCATTTCCTCGGCGTCGAGGCGGTCAGCGGCCGCGGCGAGAGTTTCAAGGCCGGTGGCAAGGTGGTCAAGAACGTGACCGGTTACGACCTCTGCAAGCTGCTGGCGGGCTCCTGGGGCACGGTTGCGCTGCTGGGCGAGGTCACTGTCAAGGTTCTGCCCGCGCCGGAGGACACACAGACCCTGGTGCTGCGCGGCCAGCCGGTCGAGGATGCGGTGGCCGCCATGACGCTCGCCCTGCAAAGCCCGCACGAAATCTCCGGCGCTGCCTGGTTGCCGGAGTCCGGCGAGACCCTGCTGCGCATCGAGGGCTTCCCCGAATCCGTGAAGGCCCGCCTCGCGGCGACCCGGGCGCTGTTGGCCGGGAAGGGCAGGGAGCAATCGGTGCTGGATGCGGGCGAAGGCTCGGCGCGATGGCAGGCGATCCGGGACGTGTCCCCCTTGCAGTTGCCGGCGGACCGGCCGGTCTGGCGCCTGTCCCTGCCCCCGGCCAGCGCGCCGGCGGTCTGGCGGGAATTGGTCGGTGCGGTGGGGCTGGCCGGCTATCTCGACTGGGGCGGTGGCCTGCTCTGGCTGGCCGTGGATCCCAATCTGGCGGATGGCGGTGCCGCGGCCATTCGCCAGGCCGTGGCCGCCAATGGCGGCGGCCACGCGACGCTGATCCGCGGCAGCGCCGGACTGCGCTCCGGGATTTCGGTGTTTCCGCCACTGAGCGCCGGGCTGACCGCGCTGCAACAGCGGATCAAAACGAATTTCGACCCCCACGATATTCTCAATCGTGGGAGGTTCGCAGGTTCACTTTAAGGGAATTGAAGGGGGCTGCCGTAGAGCCGGTCGGCTCAGGCGGATTCTCCGCCGTCCGCAGCCCAGACGCGGCGGGTCACGATGGGTGCGTCTTCCGCGTCGATCGTCGCCAGCAGAACATTGTCCATGCGCTTGATCGCGGCCAGTGCCTGGGAGGCAACCGGCATGCCGTCGAAGAAGTCCACCATGGCCATCAGCGCCCGCCGACAGGAGTCGACCGTCGCGGCATCGCCTTCACGCGCAGCCGTCAAACCGGTGCGGCTGTGAGTCCAAAACGCGTATAGCTGGGCCTCATCGTCCCCGCTCTCGCAGGCGTACCGAAAATTCTCGGGCCGAAACTCTAGCATCGGATTTGTTCCTTTCACGCTCTACCGACCCCAACGGACTTGCCAATTGCACATGGCCTGGCGCGCATTGAAAAAGGCTGTTCCCAACAGCCATCTTTCAGATGGTGCCGGTATACTGGATTTCCGCGGAATTGCAAGAGTTTGTTCGTACTAACCTTCTCTGCGGGCAGAATAATATAGCCT comes from Alphaproteobacteria bacterium and encodes:
- a CDS encoding FAD-binding protein → MLRMPEPDAAVLARRERIAADLRAMLPGESVITAEHERRVYESDGLTAYRQLPMIVVLPETTAQVSRVLKYCHDNKVRIVPRGAGTSLSGGALPLEDGITLGLGKFKQVLEIDLPNRCAVVQPGVTNLGVTQAVQHLGFYYAPDPSSQIACTIGGNVAENSGGVHCLKYGTTTNNILGLEMVLMDGEVIRVGGKHLDSELYDLMGIICGSEGLLGVITEVTVRILPKPATARALLIGFPSNESAGDCVARIIGAGVIPGGMEMMDRPAIHAAEAFVHAGYPLDVEALLIVELDGPKAEVDELIERVRIIAEGAGSVSLRISNSEAEREAFWAGRKAAFPAVGRISPDYYCMDGTIPRAALPRVLTRMAELSEHYGLRVANVFHAGDGNLHPLILYDANQPGELEKAEDFGADILRLCVEVGGVLTGEHGVGVEKRDLMPAMFSEDDLKHQQRLKCAFDPEQLLNPGKVFPTLHRCAELGRMHIRAGQMPFPDLPRF
- the glcE gene encoding glycolate oxidase subunit GlcE, coding for MTTDLRPADTAMLRDMVAMLADRKVATEIVGAGTKRAIGRPTNAEYRLDLSKLAGIRDYEPNELVLTCGAATPLWVLENALESNRQQLAFEPPDYGPLLGLPAGRGTIGGVLSANLSGPRRFKAGAARDHFLGVEAVSGRGESFKAGGKVVKNVTGYDLCKLLAGSWGTVALLGEVTVKVLPAPEDTQTLVLRGQPVEDAVAAMTLALQSPHEISGAAWLPESGETLLRIEGFPESVKARLAATRALLAGKGREQSVLDAGEGSARWQAIRDVSPLQLPADRPVWRLSLPPASAPAVWRELVGAVGLAGYLDWGGGLLWLAVDPNLADGGAAAIRQAVAANGGGHATLIRGSAGLRSGISVFPPLSAGLTALQQRIKTNFDPHDILNRGRFAGSL